CCATAATCAATAATCTAAAGGACACTATTGAAAGAAATAAAACAAGTCTTACCTAGCTAGGCAAGAGTAGCTATAGAGGAAGAGGCATGGGTGCAATGATATCTTAAAAGCTTAGCATAGCAATTGTGTCACTTGAAGTACTCAGCTCAACAAGAGCGACAGACTTAGACACATACCCTTTAAAACCATCATCTAATGAGGAAACTTGATTAGTCCAGGATGGCTTTCCCACTAGATCCCAACTTATATCAAATATGTGATTTTTTATACCACAATATGTGCAATGTCAACTACCGCAACCACCCCAAGTATTTCTGCCTCTGACACGACCTCCTCCTAAGTCTATACCTCTAAACCGACAACCACCTCAACTCCCCCCATCTCCTCTACCGGAtgcaaagataaatgcaaatcGATCAAATGATGAGGAACCCTGTGTAGTCATTCTAGTTGTACATTGAACGTTGGTGAATGCCTCGGTGACAGATGGGATCTCACTTCCTCCAAGTATCTGAGCTCTCACTAGTTCAAACTCAGGTCGGACGACAGAGAGGAATTTGGCGACGCAATTCATCCATTTACCTACACACAATCTCAATGTTTGTTGACATTGACTAATATATATTCAAGTCTACTTACATGCCCTGTAGAGCAAAATATTGCTCTCCCACACTCTTATCTTCCTTCTGTAATGAAAATAGTCTGTAGAAACTCGTAGATACGAGTCATGTTTTTCTCATCCGAATGCATCTTCTTCAAGTTATCCCAGACTTCTTTGGCAGTTTTGAAGAATATGACATTCGCACCGATATGTGGCTCCATATTGTTGCACAACAATGCCTAAATTTGGGCACCTTCTACAACCCAATCATCATAGTCCGTCACAGTTTCATCAGGCTTGGGTGAAGTCACATATTTCACATTTctttttcctataaaaaaaaacCTCTACAAATGCAACCTACTGTAGATAGTTTGTTCCATTTGGTTTAGTTGATGTGATATGGAGAGACATCGACTCAAATGGAACATCATGTTATTCTTTGATTCATTCTTGGTATTCATCTTTATAAAGGGAAGAACTTTGAATACACACTAGAGAAAACTTTCAACTGAATTGGGCATCACGCAAGTAGAAGGATGTGCATATATCGAACATAATCAATTAGATCATTACCTATTTTTTTGGCTTTTACAGATGTACTTTTTGCGATCTGTACCATTAACAACCATCACACATAATTTTGTCTTCAAATATGACTTTACCCTTCAAATCTGACCGTAGATCCAATTGTAGATGAGAGATGTCCCACTTTGACCCATCACACTGGTAGAACATAAAAGTGGCCCTTATACCCCTTTGTTGAACATGATTACACCACCCACCAAGCAGGGTACAACGAGGGAAAGAGATTAATTAGGTCAGCCCTAAGCATGTTAGGGTTTtcccacgagagagagagagagagagagagagagagagagagagaggaaatgatAGAAAGAGATAAGAGCAAGGTATCGGATCACTTACATTTTGATACCATGTAGTAAATGATGGagaaaagagaataaaagaaaagtaGAGGAAAAGGAGAAGGGGAGGAGAGATTAGAATGCTTCATATCTCCCCAGGTCTCTTGTATTATAATTAAAGCAATCACTTAATACAAGAAAATTACTATCATACCCCTCTGACTAAAAGATTAAACCAATGACTTGTGGGCCTAAAGACTATAGCCCAAACATATAACAAAGGCCCAACATAAATCCAAACATATGGGGACCATATGAGTGACCATTGAACCACATGTATCACCAGGGTGGCCAACATGTGCGGTCATAATGCATCAACACACCTCAACATGCCTCTCATGGGGCTCTATGCCTATCAACATACTTCCCGAGGAGGTTATGAGTCAATCAGCTTGAATTTGACTATGGTCATAGATGTGTTATCTACAGATATACGGCAAACAATGGCATATTGCCCTTGCTACAATCTTCCTCATCATGCATCTACACCATGGTGTATCGTAATGGTCGTCACAAGGACGCAACGACCGTTATGCACCAGTAATGGTGGCATCCATCACATGTTACAAGGTTGTAACCAtcgttgtcaaaatcctacgatttacaatatatgattttaaacgtatcttaagcaaaatgatttgaatcccaaccttgaattcctttttatatgaatcctacgatttacgattcaaattatatacacgttctcttctattttaagcttcgcttggatttcattttatgtttttaaattggtgagggctttaagaatcgtttagaaaaagtaaattattttatttgtttttttataagagataaaatgatatatatgttaAATCATGTAGCTTTTTTATTGTGACTTCTTACCTCTTAACTAACCAAAATACCAAATTAACtgtaatgtttttatggatggttacgatcatgctgacttatatatatatatatatatatatatatatatatatatatatatatatagcgtaTATAGATATAGATAGATGTTGAATGAAAGTTAGTTGATGTTTGCAAACACTATGACCAACCATTGCAGCAGTGTGCAATAAAGTCAGATGCATCTCAGTAGCTCTATACAActgcttgattcctgatgaattcttgaaaggaagggaaaaaaaaaagggaataagaatcctttaacactatcatgacatggtattacttggtgcagattgattgcaaaaagaaaattgacgagttttttttttaaatgtgatttatttatattttttatttttttcaatttttttaagaaaattatttttaaaagaaaattcttaGGATTTATGATACGATTTGCGATTCAATAAGATTTAACCCCTACTTTGATTCGTgatacgataacgattttgacaacatagGTTGTAACAGTTGTTATGGAAAAAACTAACATGTCACGTTATGAGGTCATAACAACCATTATGGAAAATTTGACCCATAACGGCCTTGTAATGGCCCTGGAACGATCCATTATGGggctaatataatataatatatatatatttttaatgagaacagggtgtccccacccccttttgaggcgagactattccttACGGATGCACGCAATCGCCCGCCAACCACATGCATAGGATAATCAACGGGGAGGGGAATCCAACCCACCAAAtagtgataatatatatatatatatatatatatagagagagagagagagagagagagagagagtcatgctcacctgcgcacctacgcacgtacgcacctttgcacacgtgtcataggtatctaatctgaacagtccatgtgatgtggaatcccatgaaaccccatgtgacaaattttcaccctgatctaaaattctggtgggccatagcaaagagaaatgcaaatcaagggaggaaactgttttcatttttcatggcccatcaaagttttagatcaaagtaaaacttgggcccggggggtttcatgaggtgttgcttcacatgaacggttcagattttggatccacatcacgtatgatgggttctcaaaaaagttcgcaccagttccgtgcgaactggtgcgtaggtgagcatttccctatatatatatatatatatatatatatatatatatatatatatatatatatatatatatatatatatatataaggccatatCACAACGGTAATGGCGGTGGCTGTTACAGCCATTGTgaccgttacagaataccttgatcTACGCTTAACAGACTTTCTAATGGCCATCATCACATGACAAGCAATGCAGTTATTTTATCCCATTCCATTGTACTGACTGCATTCTTGTGAGCACAGATGACTCACTCCCTATATCCGGTATGGTATTCTCTTACCACATCCAATAGGCATGCATCTCCGTAATGTTTTACATGTTCCTTTCAAACTAAATTCACTCATGTGATTAGACAGTGAAGGACCTTTTGGACAAGGACATTTATCACCAAAGAGAGCAAGGAGGGAAATCATTACGTGCACAAAATGCTGGATTTGATCTCATGGCTACTGCATCTAATACATCTTCACAGCCTCTAACATTTATGCAACCTCCTCACCTTGGTCATCCATCTCTTACAGCCTCCAACATCTATGCAACCTCTTCAACATTTCTTTAttctctttttttccctttttgattcaatttcttactCGATTCACTACGAGAAAAGCCAAAGATCTTATTTAGTTTGATAAAATCGTTTTTTTGTAATCAACTCGTTGATTGTAAACAACCTATGTAATAGCCTATTAGGTAATGCTTGAttttaatcaacctatgtaatagtctattacatatcATCCGTGAGAGTTTGTGAGCTCATTGTTGGTCCCAAGCCCAGATAAATGAGGGTTGTATCAGGTCAGAAGCCAGCATCAAACTTATGCAATAACTTCCATCACAAATCTGGGAAGTGTGACATTCCAAACTGATAGtagaccccaattagttgggaaaaGGCTTACATAACAATGATGGTGATGATCTATTTTGCTAGGAAAGCTGggctcaaacccaagacctcaatgttgatgAAATGCACCATGCCTACGATTGAGCTACGGGCTTGAACGTAGAAGGACATCTTCTACTACCAGCTAATGATAAGCTATACTAATCAACAAAGAGCTGATTGCAATAAAGGGGGGAAAAGCCAACAAAGGAAACGGCCAGCAtaagaaagagaggaaatggAAAAACCACCTATACAGTCAGTCATTCAATCCACTTcgacaattattccttaaaagaaaaaaaaaaaaacaaataaatagccAACCAATCCAaaagataattctattaaacaTGTCGATAGGACAATTATAGTTATAAAGAGTGAGGGTTAACATTCCCTTACGATTCCAAGCTCTCCATCTGAATGCTGCTCTTGAGAGGCACATACTCTCCAAGATAACCTCCCAGCTGTTCGTACAAAGCACTCTTGTCAATTCCTTGGTGATGATGGCTCTTGCATATGTAGTAGAAAATGCTCTGAACCAACAACCCAATCATATTCACCACCACCAACAAGCCCACGCAAACCCCACCAACCAGCACCCTCACCACAAGCCCATAGTCCTTGGCACCATGCACGACCACCACACTGAATACGGTCCCGATCGCAGCGCATAGGAGAAGGTAGATTAAGACAAGGGTCGCAGCGTCACGTGTCTTGCCTCGCAGCAGCTCGCGGCTCTTCTGCATGGCGGCGAGGCCATAGACAGGCTCGAGCACAGAAATGACGCTGGCGATGTGCCAGAGGGCAGTAATGTAAACGTGGGCGGCAATAAAGAGGACAAAGAGGGAAAGGAAGGTGAGGACAACAAGGGGGCCGTTAGAATCGTCCGGGGGGAACGCGGCGACGAAGGAGAAAATGATAGCGATGAAGAGGAAATTGTAGGAGAGCATGAGGAGGGAAATCCATAGGTAGGTGATGAAGAGGCGATGAAGGATGCGGGGAATGGCTGAGAGTGTGGAAGAGAAAGAGGTGGGCTTGGAGGTGTAGAGAGAAGCGACGGTGAAGACGACGGCAgcggtggagaggagagagaaagcgaagaggaagaggaggtagAGGAGCTGGTAGAGGAGGAGAAGGAGGGAATCATGGTTAGCGGTAGAACTGGAATGATTGATTTTTTGGACGAGGGGATGGGTGAGGAGGGAATGGGCGAGGATTGCGAAGGAAAGAGGGAAGACGAGGAGTAGGGTGATGTTGGTGAAGGTTCTTGGAGAAGATTTTGGGATGGATATGGACTCTTTGAggatttctcttaggtttagGTATTGCAGTTCTTCTGGGTCTCTttccatgtctctctctctctccttttcttgtgTGATTTTGAAAATCTATCTGGTTTTCTCTTCCTAGGAGGG
This region of Magnolia sinica isolate HGM2019 chromosome 1, MsV1, whole genome shotgun sequence genomic DNA includes:
- the LOC131242554 gene encoding uncharacterized protein LOC131242554 — protein: MERDPEELQYLNLREILKESISIPKSSPRTFTNITLLLVFPLSFAILAHSLLTHPLVQKINHSSSTANHDSLLLLLYQLLYLLFLFAFSLLSTAAVVFTVASLYTSKPTSFSSTLSAIPRILHRLFITYLWISLLMLSYNFLFIAIIFSFVAAFPPDDSNGPLVVLTFLSLFVLFIAAHVYITALWHIASVISVLEPVYGLAAMQKSRELLRGKTRDAATLVLIYLLLCAAIGTVFSVVVVHGAKDYGLVVRVLVGGVCVGLLVVVNMIGLLVQSIFYYICKSHHHQGIDKSALYEQLGGYLGEYVPLKSSIQMESLES